A portion of the Halogeometricum sp. S1BR25-6 genome contains these proteins:
- the mptA gene encoding GTP cyclohydrolase MptA — MSHQLPDVQASQPDVTVGLSQVGVTGVDKLVKIARDGKRPLILMAEFEVFVDLPSGRKGIDMSRNMQVIDEVLEAAVAEPTYRVEDMCGDAAERLLAKHDYTSKAEVRMTAELVLKEETPASNLPTQSTTNIIASAVATDEGTREEIGAEVVGMTVCPCSQGMSASRARDVLRDLDVDDDTVEEFLEQVPQPGHSQRGHATLTIETNGSPDVDLIDLVDVARDSMSARIYNLAKRPDEDHMTYHAHADAKFVEDCVRSMAEQVVEEFDHLADDAVVHMKQSNDESIHQHNAHAERVTPLGELRDEVATADRS; from the coding sequence ATGAGTCACCAGTTGCCTGACGTTCAGGCAAGCCAACCCGACGTCACCGTCGGACTGAGTCAGGTGGGAGTGACGGGCGTCGACAAACTCGTCAAAATCGCCCGCGACGGGAAGCGACCGCTGATTCTGATGGCGGAGTTCGAGGTGTTCGTCGACCTGCCGAGCGGTCGGAAGGGAATCGACATGAGCCGCAACATGCAGGTCATCGACGAGGTGCTCGAAGCGGCCGTCGCCGAACCGACCTACCGCGTCGAGGACATGTGCGGCGACGCGGCCGAACGACTCCTCGCCAAACACGACTACACCTCGAAGGCCGAGGTGCGGATGACCGCCGAACTCGTCCTCAAAGAGGAGACGCCGGCGTCGAATCTCCCGACGCAGAGCACGACAAACATCATCGCCAGCGCCGTCGCCACCGACGAGGGCACCCGCGAGGAGATCGGCGCGGAAGTCGTCGGCATGACGGTCTGTCCGTGCTCGCAGGGGATGTCCGCCTCCCGCGCCCGCGACGTGCTCCGCGACCTGGACGTCGACGACGACACCGTCGAGGAGTTCTTAGAACAGGTTCCGCAACCGGGACACTCACAGCGGGGACACGCGACGCTAACCATCGAGACCAACGGGTCGCCCGACGTCGACCTCATCGACCTCGTCGACGTCGCCCGCGATTCGATGTCCGCGCGCATCTACAACCTCGCCAAGCGCCCCGACGAAGACCACATGACCTACCACGCCCACGCCGACGCGAAGTTCGTCGAGGACTGCGTTCGCTCGATGGCCGAACAGGTCGTCGAGGAGTTCGACCACCTCGCCGACGACGCCGTGGTTCACATGAAGCAGTCGAACGACGAGTCCATCCACCAGCACAACGCCCACGCGGAGCGCGTTACCCCCCTCGGCGAACTCCGCGACGAAGTAGCGACCGCCGACCGCTCGTAG
- a CDS encoding DUF7344 domain-containing protein — protein MRPELYRETRIRNPNHVQTDGGEPSLDTVFQILSNRRRRFVLYFLVEVDDPVGREELARRIATWERDEDIGDVPSDEIARVTVSLDHAHLPRLEDSGILSYDREAREITATDAVGRFLPYLELARPEDFD, from the coding sequence ATGAGACCAGAACTCTACAGAGAGACTCGAATCCGGAATCCGAACCACGTCCAGACGGACGGCGGCGAGCCCTCGCTCGACACCGTCTTTCAGATACTCAGTAACCGCCGTCGCCGCTTCGTCCTCTACTTCCTCGTGGAGGTGGACGACCCCGTCGGGCGCGAGGAGTTAGCGAGGCGCATCGCGACGTGGGAGCGAGACGAGGACATCGGCGACGTTCCGAGCGACGAAATCGCACGGGTCACCGTCTCGCTCGACCACGCGCACCTCCCACGACTCGAAGACAGCGGCATCCTCTCGTACGACCGCGAGGCGCGAGAGATAACGGCGACCGACGCGGTCGGTCGCTTCCTCCCGTATCTCGAGTTAGCTCGCCCCGAAGACTTCGACTGA
- a CDS encoding translation initiation factor: MANNDDLSSIAGLPEELGIDQDLSKSQQQLSVHVDTRRYGKAVTVVSGFDLSKEDLRDVASRLKSKLACGGTVEDDSVELQGDHTGRIGDILREMGYDVQT, from the coding sequence GTGGCAAACAACGACGACCTGTCATCCATCGCCGGACTCCCCGAGGAGCTCGGTATCGACCAGGACCTCTCGAAATCCCAACAGCAGCTCTCGGTCCACGTCGACACCCGCCGCTACGGGAAAGCCGTCACCGTCGTCAGCGGCTTCGACCTCTCGAAGGAAGACCTGCGGGACGTGGCCTCGCGGTTGAAGAGCAAACTCGCGTGCGGCGGAACCGTCGAGGACGACTCGGTCGAGTTGCAGGGCGACCACACCGGCCGTATCGGCGACATCCTCCGCGAGATGGGCTACGACGTGCAGACCTAG
- a CDS encoding DUF255 domain-containing protein yields the protein MTDDETRVEWREWGPEAFEEAEAAEKPLLLSLTATWCDGCHEMDVETYGEPRIAANVNDDFVPVRVDVDRHPRVRERYNMGGFPSTVFCTPAGELITGAMYLGPDGMRQVLNRVRQTWTEKGVEAGRIPRALAGDPTPSGPVDTHIEEHLAGQLDEKYDDRFAGWGDGAKFPMPRTIEFALKRSNRQAVETLRTIGETLFDDVAGGFFRYADGRDWSEPHREKLLDANAALVRAFANGYLYTGDDALLDPAERTRGFLVDRLWNGAAFGGSVGPGDDDYHDGDAAERAEEAGPRRDLTAYAGANALAADALLTLTAYTDDEDARDYAARTLDYLADRLVDDGVVTHFEASEESGETLLLEDHARAVAAFVRARQVLGDERYLDRARDVADAAVDELRSDDGAFRDGPASGLGLLDRPLRPLDANVEMADALVDLSAATGEGGYEEAARGAIGAFAGAWDRIGVQIAGYGSVAARLTRPTLTLAVGAPAGSDLHRAALRVADHEKVVLPGADGVSPDEAVVRVGERERAATTPEQLMAAVSDLTDDV from the coding sequence ATGACGGACGACGAGACGCGCGTCGAGTGGCGCGAGTGGGGCCCGGAGGCGTTCGAGGAGGCCGAGGCGGCCGAAAAGCCGCTGTTGCTCTCGCTCACGGCGACGTGGTGTGACGGCTGTCACGAGATGGACGTCGAAACGTACGGCGAACCGCGCATCGCCGCGAACGTGAACGACGACTTCGTCCCCGTCCGCGTCGACGTGGACCGCCACCCGCGCGTCCGGGAGCGCTACAACATGGGCGGGTTCCCCTCGACGGTGTTCTGCACGCCCGCGGGCGAACTCATCACCGGCGCGATGTACCTCGGTCCCGACGGGATGCGGCAGGTGCTGAACCGCGTGCGGCAGACGTGGACCGAGAAGGGCGTCGAGGCGGGACGTATCCCCCGCGCCCTCGCCGGCGACCCGACTCCCTCGGGACCGGTCGACACCCACATCGAAGAGCACCTCGCGGGCCAACTCGACGAGAAGTACGACGACCGGTTCGCCGGGTGGGGCGACGGGGCGAAGTTCCCGATGCCGCGGACGATAGAGTTCGCCCTCAAGCGCTCGAACCGGCAGGCCGTCGAGACGCTCCGGACGATAGGTGAGACGCTGTTCGACGACGTGGCCGGCGGGTTCTTCCGCTACGCCGACGGCCGCGACTGGTCGGAGCCTCACCGCGAGAAACTGCTCGACGCGAACGCCGCCCTCGTCCGCGCGTTCGCCAACGGCTACCTCTACACCGGCGACGACGCCCTCCTCGACCCGGCGGAGCGAACCCGCGGGTTCCTCGTGGACCGACTCTGGAACGGCGCCGCGTTCGGCGGGAGCGTCGGCCCCGGCGACGACGACTACCACGACGGCGACGCCGCCGAACGCGCCGAAGAGGCCGGCCCGCGCCGCGACCTGACCGCCTACGCGGGCGCGAACGCCCTCGCCGCCGACGCGCTCCTGACGCTCACGGCGTACACCGACGACGAGGACGCCCGCGACTACGCGGCGCGGACGCTGGATTACCTCGCGGACCGCCTCGTCGACGACGGCGTCGTGACGCACTTCGAGGCGAGCGAGGAGTCGGGCGAAACGCTCCTCTTAGAGGACCACGCGCGGGCCGTCGCCGCGTTCGTCCGCGCCCGACAGGTGCTCGGCGACGAACGGTACCTCGACCGGGCGCGCGACGTCGCGGACGCGGCCGTCGACGAACTGCGGTCGGACGACGGCGCGTTCCGCGACGGCCCGGCGTCCGGACTCGGCCTCCTCGACCGGCCGCTCCGCCCCCTCGACGCGAACGTCGAGATGGCGGACGCCTTAGTCGACCTCTCGGCGGCCACCGGCGAAGGGGGGTACGAGGAGGCGGCCCGCGGGGCTATCGGCGCCTTCGCGGGCGCGTGGGACCGCATCGGCGTGCAAATCGCCGGTTACGGGTCGGTCGCCGCTCGGTTGACGCGCCCGACGCTGACCCTCGCCGTCGGCGCGCCCGCGGGGTCGGACCTCCACCGCGCCGCCCTCCGGGTCGCCGACCACGAAAAGGTCGTCCTCCCCGGCGCCGACGGCGTCTCGCCCGACGAGGCCGTCGTCCGCGTCGGAGAGCGAGAACGGGCGGCGACCACGCCGGAGCAGTTGATGGCTGCCGTCTCCGACCTCACCGACGACGTCTGA
- a CDS encoding winged helix-turn-helix transcriptional regulator yields MSSNLGVGNGESSVPRAMIHKKILDAAESQPSASVEQVAAAVNGASADLVERVFEEYGDPAESEGTTGGSDHDATEERAQMDRAETNGDASEVDRQGADEPNDPPTLTMKQREALRAIRVSPEATQSELAEQFGVTQSTINNRLNTIEGFDWKRRRAFAEAALGDETGPEGEAARERTDGAGAGSGNGVGDEGGNAERTDGDVAMDPSVDGTGATETEARGAEREPDDGVESDAGSEAVDDLDPRREVLTRLDDLAAQVAALERRLDDAPSAGGRDGESSVFDEPDLACKVVRACFDAPDITETEEDRILRAVIASGGRA; encoded by the coding sequence ATGAGTTCAAACTTGGGAGTGGGCAACGGGGAATCGTCCGTCCCGCGGGCGATGATTCACAAGAAGATCCTGGACGCCGCCGAGTCGCAACCGAGCGCGTCGGTCGAGCAGGTCGCCGCCGCCGTCAACGGAGCGTCCGCCGACCTCGTCGAACGCGTCTTCGAGGAGTACGGCGATCCCGCCGAGAGCGAGGGGACGACCGGCGGTTCGGATCACGACGCGACCGAGGAGCGAGCGCAGATGGACCGCGCAGAAACGAACGGGGACGCGAGCGAAGTCGACAGACAGGGCGCCGACGAACCGAACGACCCGCCGACGCTGACGATGAAGCAACGGGAGGCGCTCCGAGCGATCCGAGTCTCGCCCGAGGCGACGCAGAGCGAACTCGCCGAGCAGTTCGGGGTGACCCAGTCTACGATCAACAACCGCCTCAACACCATCGAGGGGTTCGACTGGAAGCGCCGACGAGCGTTCGCGGAGGCCGCACTCGGCGACGAGACGGGACCCGAGGGCGAGGCGGCGCGCGAACGGACCGACGGCGCGGGCGCCGGAAGCGGAAACGGAGTCGGAGACGAAGGCGGAAACGCGGAGAGAACCGACGGGGACGTCGCGATGGACCCGAGCGTCGATGGGACCGGAGCGACGGAGACGGAGGCGAGGGGTGCGGAGAGAGAACCCGACGACGGGGTCGAATCGGATGCGGGGTCGGAGGCCGTCGACGACCTCGACCCGAGACGGGAGGTGCTGACCCGCCTCGACGACCTCGCCGCGCAGGTGGCTGCCCTGGAGCGGCGACTCGACGACGCCCCGTCCGCGGGCGGTCGCGACGGCGAATCGTCGGTGTTCGACGAACCGGACCTCGCCTGTAAGGTCGTCCGCGCCTGCTTCGACGCGCCGGACATCACGGAGACCGAAGAGGATAGAATACTGCGGGCGGTCATCGCGTCCGGCGGGCGGGCGTAG
- a CDS encoding MarR family transcriptional regulator — protein MFELTGFQRDVLTVIAGLEKPSGQTVKEEIEKEIDEVNHGRLYPNLDALVENGLVEKGQLDRRTNYYALSETGREALENRRQWENETVPGLTED, from the coding sequence GTGTTCGAGTTGACGGGCTTTCAGCGAGACGTCCTCACCGTAATCGCGGGACTGGAGAAACCATCCGGCCAGACCGTCAAAGAGGAGATCGAAAAGGAGATCGACGAGGTGAACCACGGCCGTCTCTATCCGAACCTCGACGCACTCGTCGAGAACGGACTGGTGGAGAAGGGACAACTCGACCGGCGGACCAACTACTACGCGCTCTCGGAAACCGGTCGTGAGGCCCTCGAAAACCGCCGCCAGTGGGAGAACGAAACCGTCCCCGGTCTCACCGAGGACTGA
- a CDS encoding sodium:calcium antiporter, with translation MAVTTFTLALYLGAAVVGAGLAFRGGELLVEAADSLGAYYRLPPVVQGAVVAAVGSSFPELSSTVIAAARYGAFDIGVGAVVGSAVFNILVIPAVSALAGEGSLASNRDLVFKEAQFYLLSVAVVFLVFTLAVLYDGTPDGDPFTGTMTPALGAVPLVLYGLYLFIQYTDTVEHRLDSPFNVDPDAVNVGREWMRLLASLAVIVVSAELLVRAAIGFGNAFGTSTFLWGLTVVAAGTSLPDTFVSVVAARRGNADVSLANVLGSNIFALLVVLPAGVFAAGRATVSLSEVVPMMGFLVAASVAFFAVLRTDMRLSHREAYLLVGLYGVFLVWLVAESLGVTSFIG, from the coding sequence ATGGCGGTCACGACGTTCACGTTGGCGCTGTACCTCGGGGCCGCCGTCGTCGGCGCGGGACTCGCGTTCCGGGGCGGCGAACTGCTGGTCGAGGCGGCCGACAGCCTCGGCGCGTACTACCGGCTTCCGCCCGTCGTGCAGGGGGCCGTCGTCGCGGCCGTCGGGTCGAGTTTCCCCGAACTGTCGAGCACGGTCATCGCCGCCGCGCGGTACGGCGCGTTCGACATCGGCGTCGGCGCAGTCGTCGGGTCGGCGGTGTTCAACATCCTCGTCATCCCGGCCGTCTCCGCGCTGGCGGGCGAGGGGTCGCTCGCGTCGAACCGCGACCTGGTGTTCAAGGAGGCGCAGTTCTACCTGCTCTCCGTCGCGGTGGTGTTTCTGGTGTTCACGCTGGCGGTCCTCTACGACGGGACGCCCGACGGCGACCCGTTCACCGGGACGATGACGCCCGCCCTCGGCGCCGTCCCCCTCGTTCTGTACGGCCTCTATCTCTTCATCCAGTACACCGACACCGTCGAACACCGACTGGACTCGCCGTTCAACGTCGACCCGGACGCCGTGAACGTCGGACGCGAGTGGATGCGATTGCTCGCCTCCCTCGCGGTCATCGTCGTCTCCGCGGAGTTGCTCGTCCGCGCCGCCATCGGCTTCGGGAACGCCTTTGGCACGTCGACGTTCCTGTGGGGACTCACCGTCGTCGCCGCCGGGACGAGCCTTCCCGACACGTTCGTCAGCGTCGTCGCCGCGCGCCGCGGCAACGCCGACGTGAGCCTCGCGAACGTCCTCGGCAGCAACATCTTCGCGCTGTTGGTCGTCCTCCCCGCCGGCGTCTTCGCCGCCGGGCGGGCGACGGTGTCGCTCTCGGAGGTGGTGCCCATGATGGGCTTTCTCGTCGCCGCGTCGGTGGCGTTCTTCGCCGTCCTCCGGACGGACATGCGTCTCTCCCACCGCGAGGCGTACCTCCTCGTCGGCCTCTACGGCGTGTTCCTCGTCTGGTTGGTCGCCGAGAGCCTCGGCGTCACCTCGTTCATCGGATAA
- a CDS encoding helix-turn-helix transcriptional regulator — MDDDDFVEVVKRLPILEALRDGSQSAGSLEERLSFSRSTVHRATNALASLGMIRKRAGEFELTSFGRVAVRCLSECRRDLDIADRLSPFLNAVDSDAADVAFPIGALSDAAVTSPNRGQTHFAVKRVSDLMRESESLRTFSAVVSPVYVDICCRQARRGASVEAVFDRRVVDILFDDYGSEAREAIRNGDLEVLICDDCPFELFVFDDCVAMTAHGAGGERTPFVESSNPDLYEWAEDLFERYKSDAEFATVF; from the coding sequence ATGGACGACGACGACTTCGTCGAGGTAGTCAAGCGCCTCCCCATCCTCGAAGCCCTCCGAGACGGGTCACAGAGCGCGGGGAGTCTGGAGGAACGGCTCTCCTTCTCGCGGTCCACCGTCCACCGGGCCACGAACGCCCTCGCGTCGCTGGGGATGATCCGCAAGCGCGCCGGCGAGTTCGAGCTGACCTCGTTCGGCCGCGTCGCGGTCCGCTGTCTGTCCGAGTGCCGACGCGACCTCGACATCGCCGACCGCCTCTCGCCGTTTCTCAACGCCGTCGACTCCGATGCGGCCGACGTGGCGTTTCCCATCGGCGCCCTCTCGGACGCCGCAGTCACTTCGCCGAACCGCGGACAGACGCATTTCGCCGTCAAGCGCGTCTCCGACCTGATGAGAGAATCCGAGTCGCTCCGCACCTTCTCGGCCGTCGTCTCCCCGGTGTACGTCGATATCTGCTGTCGGCAGGCGCGGCGGGGCGCGAGCGTCGAAGCGGTCTTCGACAGGCGCGTCGTCGACATCCTGTTCGACGACTACGGTTCGGAAGCGCGCGAGGCGATACGGAACGGCGACTTGGAGGTGCTCATCTGTGACGACTGCCCGTTCGAACTGTTCGTCTTCGACGACTGCGTAGCGATGACCGCACACGGTGCCGGCGGCGAGCGGACGCCGTTCGTCGAGTCGTCGAACCCCGACCTCTACGAGTGGGCCGAAGACCTGTTCGAGCGGTACAAATCCGACGCGGAGTTCGCCACCGTCTTCTGA
- a CDS encoding HalOD1 output domain-containing protein — protein sequence MSADTGDGNGSSIPFRTIDDFRYDEQMGMHRARYDAESAHELLVDIVLAVADIEGATTDGIDPAYRTIDGDAFETLVRASVSEDVSAGPLTFPLGGCRVTVVAGEVTFERRSS from the coding sequence ATGTCAGCCGACACTGGGGATGGAAACGGGTCGTCGATTCCGTTCAGAACGATCGACGACTTCCGATACGACGAGCAGATGGGGATGCACCGAGCGAGATACGACGCCGAGTCCGCGCACGAACTCCTCGTGGACATCGTCCTCGCCGTCGCGGATATCGAGGGCGCGACGACCGACGGCATCGACCCGGCCTACCGGACTATCGACGGGGACGCCTTCGAGACGCTGGTGCGCGCGAGCGTCAGCGAGGACGTCTCGGCCGGGCCGTTGACGTTTCCGCTCGGCGGCTGTCGAGTGACCGTCGTCGCCGGAGAGGTGACGTTCGAGCGCCGGTCGTCCTGA
- a CDS encoding FxsA family protein, giving the protein MQTRWVIAALLAIPLLDTLLLIPLSGFIGFTSTVLLVVLTGLVGMLLVRAEGRHTLSKLQQKVATGALPTNELLDGGLLIAAGAFLLTPGVVTDLLGFVLALPVTRYPLREALKRFVVRPYLEKQTGGFFSGDVWVGGFPDDDVVNLDPENYGRPDDDNS; this is encoded by the coding sequence ATGCAGACGCGCTGGGTCATCGCGGCACTCCTCGCGATTCCGCTCTTGGACACGCTGCTGTTGATTCCGCTGTCCGGGTTCATCGGGTTCACATCGACGGTGCTTCTGGTCGTTCTGACCGGTCTCGTCGGGATGCTCCTCGTTCGCGCCGAGGGCCGTCACACCCTCTCGAAACTCCAGCAGAAGGTCGCGACGGGCGCGTTACCGACGAACGAACTGCTGGACGGCGGCCTGCTCATCGCCGCGGGTGCGTTTCTCCTCACGCCCGGCGTGGTCACCGACCTCCTCGGGTTCGTCTTAGCGCTCCCGGTGACGCGCTACCCGCTCCGCGAGGCGCTGAAACGCTTCGTCGTCCGTCCGTACCTCGAAAAACAGACCGGGGGGTTCTTCTCGGGCGACGTCTGGGTCGGCGGGTTCCCCGACGACGACGTCGTCAACCTCGACCCCGAGAACTACGGCCGGCCGGACGACGACAACTCCTGA
- a CDS encoding metal-dependent transcriptional regulator — protein MSERSQYLLALYIVEHRRRPPVAPGRVAELVGRTSATAIEAFHRFDEEGLVDYEPYEGVELTGRGRDVAADLHETYVTLSWFFRSVLELDDYEDEAMQMAGVLSSDVAARLASTLPFEVPDEERGPAPMRTGEE, from the coding sequence ATGAGCGAACGCTCGCAGTACCTCCTCGCGCTATATATCGTCGAACACCGGCGACGACCGCCCGTCGCCCCCGGTCGGGTCGCCGAACTCGTCGGCCGCACGTCGGCGACGGCCATCGAGGCGTTCCACCGCTTCGACGAGGAGGGGCTGGTCGACTACGAACCGTACGAGGGAGTCGAACTCACGGGGCGCGGTCGGGACGTTGCGGCGGATCTCCACGAGACGTACGTGACGCTCTCGTGGTTCTTTCGGAGCGTCCTCGAACTGGACGACTACGAGGACGAGGCGATGCAGATGGCCGGCGTTCTCAGTTCCGACGTCGCGGCGCGACTCGCGTCGACGCTCCCGTTCGAGGTGCCGGACGAGGAGAGAGGCCCGGCGCCGATGCGAACTGGTGAGGAGTGA
- a CDS encoding phosphoribosyltransferase family protein encodes MNYRSVAELNRGARRLSHGVPRGVDLVVGIPRSGLLAANLLCLNLDVPMTDVEGLCEERVLQTGHRHEGEVSFDDVERVLVVDDSVDSGRQMRETKAQLAEKNLDFDIEYAAVYISSKGHQFVDYWVEVVDKPRVFEWNVMHHPDLKHSCVDIDGILCRDPTREENDDGSRYREFLRTVEPRVVPTETIGWLVTCRLEKYREETEAWLNEHGVEYENLVMMDHPSKEARQRAGNHAEYKADVYRNTDTKLFIESSPRQAGVICERSKQPVLCYETNELMKPGCVDRIQNKSTDYVTQFSEDPVAFSLKASKYVLSESYYTASRMMQTHLRK; translated from the coding sequence GTGAACTACAGAAGTGTGGCCGAGTTGAACAGAGGGGCGCGCCGACTCTCGCACGGGGTTCCGCGTGGGGTGGACCTCGTCGTCGGCATTCCGCGGAGCGGTCTGCTCGCCGCGAACCTGCTCTGTTTGAATCTCGACGTGCCGATGACCGACGTAGAGGGGTTGTGCGAGGAGCGTGTACTCCAGACCGGCCACCGACACGAGGGCGAGGTGTCGTTCGACGACGTAGAGCGGGTGCTCGTCGTCGACGACTCGGTGGACTCGGGGCGGCAGATGCGGGAGACGAAGGCGCAGTTGGCCGAGAAGAACCTCGACTTCGACATCGAGTACGCCGCGGTGTACATCTCCTCGAAGGGACACCAGTTCGTCGACTACTGGGTCGAGGTGGTCGACAAGCCGCGCGTGTTCGAGTGGAACGTGATGCATCACCCCGACCTGAAACACTCCTGCGTCGACATCGACGGGATTCTCTGCCGCGACCCGACGCGCGAGGAGAACGACGACGGGTCGCGCTACCGCGAGTTCCTGCGGACCGTCGAACCGCGCGTCGTTCCCACAGAGACCATCGGGTGGCTGGTGACGTGCCGGTTGGAGAAGTACCGCGAGGAGACGGAGGCGTGGCTGAACGAACACGGCGTCGAGTACGAGAACCTGGTGATGATGGATCACCCCTCGAAGGAGGCCCGACAGCGGGCGGGGAACCACGCCGAGTACAAGGCGGACGTCTACCGGAACACGGATACGAAGCTGTTCATCGAGAGTTCGCCGAGACAGGCGGGCGTCATCTGCGAGCGCTCGAAACAGCCCGTGCTCTGCTACGAGACGAACGAACTGATGAAACCGGGCTGCGTCGACCGCATTCAGAACAAGAGCACCGACTACGTCACGCAGTTCAGCGAGGACCCGGTCGCCTTCTCGCTGAAAGCGAGTAAGTATGTGCTCTCGGAGAGCTACTACACGGCGAGTCGGATGATGCAGACGCACCTGCGGAAGTAG
- a CDS encoding TrmB family transcriptional regulator encodes MASLRDLGLSEYEARAYRSLLRTGATTAKELSRASDVPMGRIYDVLNSLEQHSLVRSQAASRPKKYVAVEPDTALDRLLETKRRELAEKAEQYESVVDDLTNELETAEPVQGQFWTAAVGMDESVDLLLERLSAADESLVIVAGALSPQFDLGRVGELVTGELEAALDRGVEVSVLMSPEMVSSLPRSVGQRYVERLEDHPRFEVRTTEQLPGTFNLIDDVEVCIEVPNPLDPGEAFAMIDLKDADFATDIREMFDPRWADADVLSLSTVDADD; translated from the coding sequence ATGGCCAGCCTCCGGGACCTCGGATTGTCGGAGTACGAGGCGCGCGCGTATCGCTCGCTGCTGCGGACGGGTGCGACAACGGCAAAAGAGTTGTCGCGCGCTAGCGACGTGCCGATGGGCCGCATCTACGACGTCCTGAACAGCCTCGAACAGCACAGCCTCGTGCGAAGTCAGGCCGCCAGTCGGCCCAAGAAGTACGTCGCCGTCGAACCGGACACGGCGTTGGACCGCCTGCTGGAAACGAAGCGGCGGGAGTTGGCCGAGAAGGCCGAACAGTACGAGTCGGTCGTCGACGACCTGACGAACGAACTGGAAACCGCAGAGCCGGTTCAGGGGCAGTTTTGGACCGCCGCGGTCGGCATGGACGAGTCGGTGGACCTGCTCCTCGAACGCCTCTCGGCGGCCGACGAGTCGCTCGTCATCGTCGCCGGGGCGCTCTCGCCGCAGTTCGACCTCGGACGCGTCGGCGAACTCGTCACCGGCGAGTTGGAGGCCGCCTTGGACCGCGGCGTCGAGGTGTCGGTGCTGATGTCGCCCGAGATGGTCTCCTCGCTCCCGCGGAGCGTCGGCCAGCGCTACGTGGAACGACTCGAAGACCACCCCCGGTTCGAGGTACGGACGACCGAACAGCTTCCGGGGACGTTCAACCTCATCGACGACGTGGAGGTGTGCATCGAGGTTCCCAACCCGCTGGACCCCGGCGAGGCATTCGCGATGATCGACCTGAAGGACGCCGACTTCGCCACCGACATCCGGGAGATGTTCGACCCGCGCTGGGCGGACGCCGACGTGCTGTCGCTCTCGACGGTCGACGCCGACGACTGA
- a CDS encoding DUF1059 domain-containing protein, protein MPSQFECFQDGCSFMIRADSDEEVVHLVQEHARFTHDISLDGDTIEAEIEHV, encoded by the coding sequence ATGCCCTCTCAGTTCGAGTGCTTCCAAGACGGGTGTAGCTTCATGATCCGCGCCGACAGCGACGAGGAGGTCGTCCACCTGGTCCAAGAACATGCGCGGTTCACGCACGACATCTCTCTCGACGGCGATACTATCGAAGCGGAGATCGAACACGTCTGA
- a CDS encoding DUF7124 domain-containing protein, whose protein sequence is MDGGGSTDMTLAFELEALKALADPTAVFNDARQWTEYVGVVSEKPTYVVTNFTRKHRVRQDFFSGPRGVKESLENVKRQFDTDRHVFVGTSEEDRALAEEMEWEYLPLEQASEAADWALAGDEEEDDPFESETRDDWP, encoded by the coding sequence ATGGACGGAGGCGGCTCGACAGACATGACGCTGGCGTTCGAGTTGGAGGCGCTGAAGGCGCTCGCCGACCCGACCGCCGTATTCAACGACGCACGACAGTGGACGGAGTACGTCGGCGTGGTGAGCGAGAAGCCCACCTACGTCGTCACGAACTTCACCCGGAAACACCGCGTCCGTCAGGACTTCTTCTCGGGGCCTCGCGGCGTCAAGGAGAGCCTGGAGAACGTGAAGCGCCAGTTCGACACCGACCGGCACGTGTTCGTCGGTACCTCCGAGGAGGACCGCGCGCTGGCCGAGGAGATGGAGTGGGAGTACCTTCCGCTCGAACAGGCTTCCGAGGCGGCCGACTGGGCGCTGGCCGGCGACGAGGAGGAAGACGACCCCTTCGAGTCGGAGACGCGGGACGACTGGCCCTGA
- a CDS encoding helix-turn-helix transcriptional regulator has protein sequence MFELTGFQRDLLTVIAGLEKPSGQTVKEEIEKEIDEVNHGRLYPNLDVVVENGLVEKGQLDRRTNYYALSETGREALENRRRWENETVPTLADQ, from the coding sequence ATGTTCGAGTTGACCGGGTTCCAGCGGGACCTGCTGACGGTAATCGCGGGACTGGAGAAGCCGTCGGGCCAGACCGTCAAAGAGGAGATCGAAAAGGAGATCGACGAGGTGAACCACGGCCGTCTCTATCCAAACCTCGACGTGGTCGTCGAGAACGGACTGGTGGAGAAGGGACAACTCGACCGGCGGACCAACTACTACGCGCTCTCGGAAACCGGTCGTGAGGCCCTCGAAAACCGCCGTCGGTGGGAGAACGAAACCGTCCCGACGCTCGCCGACCAGTAG